Genomic window (Streptomyces sp. NBC_00078):
GGGCGCGCCGGGCGCCGTCGAGGGCGAGATCGCCCTCGACCTGTCCGCGCGGCCCGTCGGCCTGATGACCGGCTACCACGGCGACCCGGACCGTACGGCGGAGGCGATGGCCGGCGGCTACTACCGCACCGGTGACATCGGTTCGCGGGACGCCGACGGCTACATCACCTACGTCGGCCGCTCCGACGACGTGTTCAAGGCCTCCGACTACAAGATCAGTCCCTTCGAGCTGGAGAGCGCGCTGCTGGAGCACGAGGCGGTCGCCGAGGCCGCCGTGGTGCCCGCCCCGGACGAGCTGCGCCTGGCCGTGCCCAAGGCGTACGTCGTCCTCGCCGAGGGCTGGCAGCCGGGCCCCGACACCGCGAAGGTGCTGTTCGAGCACTCCCGAGAGCTCCTCGCCCCGTACAAGCGCATCCGCCGCCTGGAGTTCGCGCCGCTGCCCAAGACCGTCTCGGGCAAGATCCGCCGGATCGAGCTGCGCCAGGCCACGGCCGCGGGCTCGGCGGACGAGTACCGCGAGGAGGACTTCCGGTGACCTCGGAACTGTCGTACACGCACGGGACGGGCACCACCGCCCTCCTCGGCGACACGATCGGCGCCAACCTCGACCGGGCCGTCGCCGCCTGGCCGGACCGTGAGGCGCTCGTCGACGTACCGTCCGGGCGGCGCTGGACGTACACCCAATTCGCCGCGGACGTCGAGGCGTTGGCGCGGGCGCTGGTCGCGAGCGGGGTCGCGAAGGGGGACCGGGTCGGGATCTGGGCGATCAACTGCCCCGAGTGGGTCCTGGTCCAGTACGCCACCGCCCGGATCGGCGCGATCATGGTGAACATCAACCCGGCGTACCGCACCCACGAGGTCGAGTACGTCCTCAGGCAGGCGGGGATCTCCCTGCTGTTCGCCTCGGTCCGCCACAAGACGAGCGACTACCGGGCGATGGTCGAGCAGGTGCGGGGCAGGTGCCCGCAGTTGCGTCAGACGGTCCACATCGACGACCCGAGCTGGGAGGCGCTGCTCGGGCGCGCGGCCACTGACGTCCCGTACGAGGACCTCTCCTGCGACGACCCCATCAACATCCAGTACACGTCCGGCACGACGGGCTTCCCCAAGGGGGCCACCCTCTCCCACCACAACATCCTCAACAACGGTTATTTCGTGGGGGAGTTGGTCGGCTACACCGAGCAGGACCGGATCTGCATCCCCGTGCCCTTCTATCACTGCTTCGGCATGGTGATGGGCAACCTGGCGGCCACCTCGCACGGGGCCTGCATGGTCATCCCGGGCCCGTCCTTCGACCCGAAGGCCACCCTGGAGGCCGTCCAGCGGGAGCGCTGCACCTCCCTGTACGGCGTCCCGACGATGTTCATCGCGGAGCTGAACCTCGCCGGCTTCGCGAGCTACGACCTCACCTCCCTGCGCACCGGCATCATGGCGGGCTCGCCCTGCCCGGTCGAGGTGATGAAACGGGTGGTTGCGGAGATGCACATGGAGGAGGTCTCCATCTGCTACGGCATGACCGAGACGTCCCCGGTCTCGCTCCAGACCCGCAGGGACGACGACCTGGAGCACCGCACCGGCACGGTAGGGCGGGTCCTGCCGCACATCGAGGTGAAGATCGTCGACCCGGCGACCGGCGTGACCCAACCGCGCGGCAGCGCGGGCGAGTTGTGCACCCGCGGCTACAGCGTGATGCTCGGCTACTGGAACGAGCCCGAGAAGACGGCCGAGTCCGTCGACCCCGGCCGCTGGATGCACACCGGGGACCTGGCGATGATGCGTGAGGACGGGTACGTCGAGATCGTCGGCCGCATCAAGGACATGATCATCCGAGGCGGCGAGAACATCTACCCGCGCGAGATCGAGGAGTTCCTCTACGGCCACCCGAAGATCCAGGACGTCCAGGTCGTCGGCGTACCGCAGGAGAAGTACGGCGAGGAGGTCCTGGCCTGCGTCATCCCGCGGGACCCGGCCGACCCGCCGACCCTGGAGGACGTGCGCGCCTTCTGCGAGGGGCGGCTGGCCCACTACAAGGTGCCGAGCAGGCTGCAGATCCTGGAGGCATTCCCGATGACGGTGTCCGGGAAGGTGCGGAAGGTGGAGCTGAGGGAGACGTACGGGGTCTGAGGGCGGCCCCGAGCAGTGACACGGGTGCCTGAGACCTTGCCTCAGGCACCCGCGGCGTCCAGTGCGTCGGCGGGCTCGTTCACCGGCTGTGGTGTCCCCGTGAGATCGAGGACGAAGAGGGGGACGCCGAGGGTGTCGGCGCGGGCGCGGGCGTCGTCGGCGTAGCCCGCGAGGGAGAAGTAGACGCAGCCCGACGACTCCGTCATGGCTGTCAGCCACAGGCATTCCACGTCCCGCAGCGAGGCCGGGCGCGCCGTCGGGTCGACCTGGGCCAGCAGACCGCGGGCGGCGATGCCGATGCCGGACGTGGGCCGCTGGTCGGCGCGGCGGATGTCCCGGTAGCCGAGCCAGCGCAGATACACGGCGGCGGCCGTCACCGCGTCCCGGGCGGTGCGGATGGTGACCGGCTGGAAGGGGCGGCGCAGCTTCGCCGGGCGGGCGGCGGCCCTGGTGCCGGCGTCGGCCGCGCCCGCCGACTCGCCGCCCGTGTCCGGCGCGGGGGTCTGACCGGCCACCCCGATCCGCAGCACCGTCCCGCACGGGCAGCCCAGCTCGGGTCGCGGCCACTGGCCCCGGCGGCCGCAGGAGCCGCACCGCAGCGTGACCCAGTCCTCCGCCCAGGCGCGGTGGGTGACGGGCGTCGCGCTTCCGTGCCGGTCGAGCGGCGGGGCGACGGGTGCCCCGCACTCGCACGGATACGACGGCGCCACATAGAGGTGCTCGCGCCGGCAGGCCGGGCAGCGCACCGAGACGCTCTCGGACATGGCCCTCATCGTCCCCCAGCGGACCCCCGCTTGTCCGTCTCTTGACGGCCTTCACCCGCCGACCTACATTACTTCCAGATCGTAGAAATTAGTTTCCGCAATGTGGAATAGCGCAGGGCGGGAGAAGGATACGGAAGAGCTCACCGCGGGGCGCGACGGGAGTGCGAATCCGACAGCCGAAGCAGGAGAACTCGATGGCACGTATGACCGCTGCCCGCGCGGCAGTTGAGATCCTCAAGCGCGAGGGCGTCACCAACGCCTTCGGTGTGCCCGGCGCGGCGATCAACCCCTTCTACGCGGCGCTCAAGGCCTCCGGCGGCGTCCACCACACCCTCGCCCGTCATGTCGAGGGTGCCTCGCACATGGCCGAGGGGTACACGAGGACCCACCCGGGCAACATCGGTGTCTGCGTCGGCACCTCCGGACCGGCCGGCACCGACATGATCACCGGGCTGTACTCCGCCATCGGCGACTCCATCCCGATCCTGTGCATCACGGGCCAGGCCCCGACCGCCGTGATCCACAAAGAGGACTTCCAGGCCGTCGACATCGCCTCGATCGCCAAGCCGGTCACGAAGATGGCGCTCACGGTGCTGGAGGCCGCCCAGGTCCCCGGCGTCTTCCAGCAGGCCTTCCACCTCATGCGCTCCGGCCGCCCCGGCCCGGTCCTGATCGACCTGCCGATCGACGTCCAGCTCACCGAGATCGAGTTCGACCCGGAGACGTACGCGCCCCTCCCGGTCTACAAGCCGGCCGCGACCCGCGCCCAGATCGAGAAGGCGATCGGCCTCCTCAACCAGTCCGAGCGGCCGCTGATCGTCGCCGGAGGCGGTGTCATCAACGCCGACGCGGCCGAACTCCTCGTCGAGTTGGCCGAGTTGACCACAACCCCGGTCGTCCCGACCCTCATGGGCTGGGGCGTCCTGCCCGACGACCATGAGCTGAACGCCGGCATGGTCGGCCTGCAGACCTCGCACCGCTACGGCAACGCGACCTTCCTGGAGTCCGACTTCGTCCTCGGCATCGGCAACCGCTGGGCCAACCGTCACACCGGCAAGCTGGACGTCTACACGGCCGGCCGCACGTTCGTCCACGTCGACATCGAGCCCACCCAGATCGGCAGGATCTTCGCCCCCGACTACGGCATCGCGTCGGACGCCAAGGCGGCGCTGGAGCTGTTCGTCGAGGTGGCACGGGAGCTGAAGGCGGCGGGCCGGCTGCCCGACCGCTCCGCGTGGGCCGCCTCGGCACAGGAGAGGAAGGCAACTCTCCAGCGCCGTACGCACTTCGACGACATCCCGATCAAGCCGCAGCGCGTCTACGAGGAGATGAACAAGGTCTTCGGCCCCGAGACCCGGTACGTCTCCACCATCGGCCTCTCGCAGATCGCCGGCGCCCAGATGCTGCACGTCTTCAAGCCGCGCCACTGGATCAACTGCGGCCAGGCCGGCCCCCTCGGCTGGACCGTCCCGGCCGCCCTGGGCGTCGCCAAGGCCGACCCCGAGGCGCAGGTGGTCGCGCTCTCCGGCGACTACGACTTCCAGTTCATGATCGAGGAGCTGGCGGTCGGGGCGCAGCACAAGATCCCGTACGTCCACGTCCTGGTGAACAACGCCTACCTGGGCCTGATCCGCCAGGCGCAGATCGGCCTGGACATCAACTTCCAGGTCAATCTGGAGTTCGAGAACATCAACTCCCCGGAGCTGGGCGTCTACGGCGTGGACCACGTCAAGGTCGTCGAGGGTCTGGGCTGCAAGGCGATCCGGGTGACCGACCCGAACGAGCTGGGCGCGGCGCTGGAGCAGGCCAAGAAGCTCGCCGCCGAGTTCCAGGTGCCGGTCGTCGTCGAGGCGATCCTGGAGCGGGTCACCAACATCGCGATGTCGAAGACGAACGACATCGGAAACGTCGTCGAGTTCGAGGAGCTCGCGACCGAGCCGGGGCACGCCCCGACGTCGATCAGGACGCTGAAGGCCTGACCCGGCCGACAACTGAGGGGCGGTCCGGCCTGCCGGTCGGACCGCCCCTTTCGCATGCCGGCTCCCAGGAGCCGTCCCCCGTTTCCCCCGTGCGATCCCCCCGTTTCCCCCGTCATGGAGCCCGCCGCCCCCGTGTCGGCGGGCCCCATGTGACGTGAATATGCCCGCGGGTGGGCGCGGCCGAAGCCTCTTGAACCATGTTCAGAGCTGGATTTGAGGTTTGCGTAGACGTCCTACGTCTCCGGGTGTACCCACGCGTTCACGGCCCCTCGTGGTGTTCCGACAGTCCCGGCCAGTCGTCCGGCCCCCCGCCCTGCCACTCGATGAGGTCGCTGCCCTCCACGTCGGTGACGTAGAGGTCGGCCAGCCTCAGGATCTCGCCGACGTCGTCCGCATGGGTGGCGACACCCAGGGTCTCGTCACCTTCCGTCACCCGCCGGGAGCCGTCCAGGGCCGGCGAGTGCACCACGATGTGCGGATGCTCCGCTGGTGGATGTGTCATACCTTCAGCGTCCTGCGGGAGCGGCGCATGCGCACCCAGGGTGGTGTCAGACCCCCGCGGACACAAGGCGCCGTATGCCGCATTCGGGCTTCGTCGGCAGCACGATGAAGGCGATGCACCAATGGATCTTCGACAGCGGGCGGGAGTTCCTGGCCGAACGTCCGGAGGCCGGAATCGAGGAGTTCCCCGAACGTTTCCTGGCGCGGGGCGAGGACGCGCTTTTCCTGGAGTCCCCCGAGGACCGCCCCGGACGCTACGTCATTCCGCGAGGCAGAGCCGAGACCATGCTGTGGCTGGAGCGGATCCTGCGCAGCCGACAACGCCGAGCGCTCCCTCGCCGGAGAGGATCCGGTGTAGGGAGCGCTCGGGATGCTGGCCGTCCGGCGGTGCGAGGCTGGGCGCGACAGGACGTTCGCGCCGCCGGACGGAGTCTGGGTGGCTGGGACCGCGGCGGATGCGATGGGAACCGGTGGCGTCCTTCCCTCAGGTCGAGAAGGGCGCCCCGGAACCTTCACCACCGCACTGGCTCGCACGCCGCCGCGGTCCCGGTCCTGCCCGAACGTCGCCGGACCACCCCTCATCCGGGTCCAACGCCGTTACGGGCGGCTTGAGTCGAGGCTCAGTCCTCGCGCAGGGCGCGGACCGCCTCCTCCACACGCCTGCCGTACTCCGGGTCGGCGGCGTGGAAGTGGGCCAGGTTCTTCTCGATCACGTCGTCGCGGGAGACCTGCGAGAGGCTGCCCGCGATGTTCGCGATCAGGCGGGACTTCTCCTGGGCCGACATCAGGCGGTACAGCTCGCCCGCCTGGAAGAAGTCGTCGTCCTTGGTGTGCAGCGGGGCCTCGTGGGTGCCCGAATGGCCGGTCAGCGCCAGCGGGGCCGCCAGGGGGCGGCCGGTCTCCACCGGGCCGTCGTACGAGTTCGGCTCGTAGTTCTTCGCCGCGCGGCCCTGGGAGTTGGTCGCCATGAGGCCGTCGCGGCCGTAGTTGCTGGCGACCGTCGCCCTGGGCGCGTTCACGGCCAGCTGCGTGTGGTTGACGCCCAGGCGGTAGCGGTGGGCGTCCGCGTAGGCGAAGAGCCGGCCCTGGAGCATCTTGTCCGGCGAAGGGCCGATGCCCGGGACGAAGTTGTTCGGGGAGAACGCTGCCTGTTCGACCTCGGCGAAGACGTTGTCCGGATTGCGGTCGAGGACCAGCCGGCCGACGCGCTGGAGCGGGAAGTCCCGGTGCGGCCACACCTTGGTGAGGTCGAAGGGGTTGAAGCGGTAGTCGGCCGCCTCCACCGCGGGCATGACCTGCACGTACAGCGTCCAGGACGGGTTCACGCCCCGCTCGATCGCCTGCAGCAGGTCCGTCTGGTGGGAGTTCGCGTCCTTGCCCACGATCTCGGCGGCCTGCTCGGCGGACAGGCTGCGGACGCCCTGGTTCGTCTTGAAGTGGTACTTGACGAAGAAGGCCTCGCCGTCGGCGTTCGTCCACTGGTAGGTGTGCGAGCCGTAGCCGTTCATGTGGCGGTACGACGCCGGGATGCCGCGGTCGCCCATCAGCCAGGTCACCTGGTGCGTGGCCT
Coding sequences:
- a CDS encoding AMP-binding protein encodes the protein MTSELSYTHGTGTTALLGDTIGANLDRAVAAWPDREALVDVPSGRRWTYTQFAADVEALARALVASGVAKGDRVGIWAINCPEWVLVQYATARIGAIMVNINPAYRTHEVEYVLRQAGISLLFASVRHKTSDYRAMVEQVRGRCPQLRQTVHIDDPSWEALLGRAATDVPYEDLSCDDPINIQYTSGTTGFPKGATLSHHNILNNGYFVGELVGYTEQDRICIPVPFYHCFGMVMGNLAATSHGACMVIPGPSFDPKATLEAVQRERCTSLYGVPTMFIAELNLAGFASYDLTSLRTGIMAGSPCPVEVMKRVVAEMHMEEVSICYGMTETSPVSLQTRRDDDLEHRTGTVGRVLPHIEVKIVDPATGVTQPRGSAGELCTRGYSVMLGYWNEPEKTAESVDPGRWMHTGDLAMMREDGYVEIVGRIKDMIIRGGENIYPREIEEFLYGHPKIQDVQVVGVPQEKYGEEVLACVIPRDPADPPTLEDVRAFCEGRLAHYKVPSRLQILEAFPMTVSGKVRKVELRETYGV
- the gcl gene encoding glyoxylate carboligase, whose product is MARMTAARAAVEILKREGVTNAFGVPGAAINPFYAALKASGGVHHTLARHVEGASHMAEGYTRTHPGNIGVCVGTSGPAGTDMITGLYSAIGDSIPILCITGQAPTAVIHKEDFQAVDIASIAKPVTKMALTVLEAAQVPGVFQQAFHLMRSGRPGPVLIDLPIDVQLTEIEFDPETYAPLPVYKPAATRAQIEKAIGLLNQSERPLIVAGGGVINADAAELLVELAELTTTPVVPTLMGWGVLPDDHELNAGMVGLQTSHRYGNATFLESDFVLGIGNRWANRHTGKLDVYTAGRTFVHVDIEPTQIGRIFAPDYGIASDAKAALELFVEVARELKAAGRLPDRSAWAASAQERKATLQRRTHFDDIPIKPQRVYEEMNKVFGPETRYVSTIGLSQIAGAQMLHVFKPRHWINCGQAGPLGWTVPAALGVAKADPEAQVVALSGDYDFQFMIEELAVGAQHKIPYVHVLVNNAYLGLIRQAQIGLDINFQVNLEFENINSPELGVYGVDHVKVVEGLGCKAIRVTDPNELGAALEQAKKLAAEFQVPVVVEAILERVTNIAMSKTNDIGNVVEFEELATEPGHAPTSIRTLKA
- a CDS encoding catalase — protein: MSKRVLTARTLTTESGAPVADNQNSASAGIGGPLLLQDQHLLEKLARFNRERIPERVVHARGSGAYGYFEVTDDVAGFTHADFLSAVGKRTEVFLRFSTVADSLGGADAVRDPRGFAVKFYTEEGNYDLVGNNTPVFFIKDPLKFPDFIHSQKRDPFTGRQEPDNVWDFWAHTPEATHQVTWLMGDRGIPASYRHMNGYGSHTYQWTNADGEAFFVKYHFKTNQGVRSLSAEQAAEIVGKDANSHQTDLLQAIERGVNPSWTLYVQVMPAVEAADYRFNPFDLTKVWPHRDFPLQRVGRLVLDRNPDNVFAEVEQAAFSPNNFVPGIGPSPDKMLQGRLFAYADAHRYRLGVNHTQLAVNAPRATVASNYGRDGLMATNSQGRAAKNYEPNSYDGPVETGRPLAAPLALTGHSGTHEAPLHTKDDDFFQAGELYRLMSAQEKSRLIANIAGSLSQVSRDDVIEKNLAHFHAADPEYGRRVEEAVRALRED